One Primulina huaijiensis isolate GDHJ02 chromosome 5, ASM1229523v2, whole genome shotgun sequence DNA segment encodes these proteins:
- the LOC140977405 gene encoding uncharacterized protein, with amino-acid sequence MSSSNSEFSSSSGSDRSSGSSESSEFSQSRTSIADLEFTLDSREEDVTTHNRPGKEVRHVAQKMNIYKAYNLWYGLFSSHIPPGSESKLNSLWHIPSSHQIIIPSPEDRPYLAPKGYYIFFQHHFDAGLRFPLCDFFQELSKYYQVHLGLLTPNAFRLISCFAVLFRALDLPLSCTTSSYLLVLSRSKEGPFYVTSRSSHKIFEGAPSHVKDWKKYFFYIQPPTELTCYTYWYPTFTKPELSKGYKKDKEYLEIMSALGDRCFSIPQLLSEDLLCHAGLSPAKIKLKEDAGVRVMNAELLREIAKKKAGSSSSAPPKSVVPAVTMGTKGDCYAAEKKKTGSCSTTAKRPAGSPTAVKKKACSSSSAPKRASSLPPRAKSPPPSGKKKASIDPSPSVPQHGKRKISEISVVSVSSLEGFESDEGPIPESGVHPLYTSDSAIVGRGPTPLAQKIMYQLPFDADSAFMSSLGLSELTRRTCSSITEGMMYAGELMERANDIRFIACQDLREGKALREQLQATIDEMKLTHAKELLESQARGDELLKEKQEFLKEKQEFQRLTEDHVKENQRLKEELKNALAEASQIRRDLKYARAQHASEASSFKEESLKSEEFNEICAPKAFHDLEVGFEGAVDLFKAQGYPPPGAPTDFINIEGFIASLPPDS; translated from the exons ATGTCTTCTTCCAATTCCGAGTTCAGTTCCTCGAGTGGCTCCGATAGGTCTAGCGGGTCTAGTGAATCTAGTGAGTTTAGCCAGAGTAGGACTTCCATAGCTGATCTTGAATTTACCCTCGATTCCCGTGAGGAGGATGTCACCACCCACAATCGTCCTGGTAAGGAAGTTCGTCACGTGGCTCAAAAAATGAACATATATAAAGCATATAACTTATGGTACGGTCTTTTTTCATCCCATATCCCTCCTGGTAGCGAGTCAAAACTTAATTCTCTGTGGCACATTCCTTCTTCCCATCAGATCATTATTCCTAGTCCAGAGGACCGGCCTTATCTAGCCCCTAAGGGCTATTATATCTTCTTTCAGCATCATTTTGATGCGGGTCTCCGCTTCCCCTTGTGCGATTTCTTTCAAGAATTGAGCAAGTACTATCAGGTGCATTTAGGTTTACTCACGCCCAATGCTTTCCGGTTGATAAGCTGTTTCGCTGTGTTATTCCGGGCCCTAGACCTCCCTTTGAGTTGCACCACTTCCTCCTACCTCTTAGTTCTGTCCAGATCCAAAGAAGGACCTTTTTATGTGACTTCTCGGTCTAGCCATAAGATTTTCGAGGGGGCTCCTAGTCATGTTAAGGACTGGAAAAAATACTTCTTCTATATCCAGCCACCCACAGAATTGACTTGTTATACCTATTGGTACCCTACTTTCACCAAGCCTGAACTTTCCAAGGGTTACAAGAAGGATAAGGAGTATCTGGAGATAATGAGTGCATTAGGAGACCGATGCTTTAGCATTCCCCAACTTCTATCTGAAGATCTCCTGTGTCATGCTGGGTTAAGTCCCGCGAAAATTAAGCTAAAGGAGGACGCCG GTGTTAGAGTCATGAATGCTGAATTGCTTCGCGAGATTGCGAAAAAGAAGGCTGGGAGTTCATCATCCGCTCCCCCGAAGTCAGTGGTTCCAGCAGTCACGATGGGCACAAAGGGAGACTGTTATGCTGCTGAGAAGAAGAAAACAGGTTCTTGCTCTACTACGGCGAAGAGACCTGCTGGCTCCCCTACTGCTGTGAAGAAAAAGGCATGCTCATCCTCCTCTGCCCCAAAGCGAGCCTCCTCTCTGCCTCCTCGAGCCAAGTCTCCACCTCCCTCCGGTAAGAAGAAGGCATCCATTGATCCTAGCCCGTCGGTCCCACAGCATGGTAAACGTAAGATTTCTGAGATCTCAGTTGTATCGGTCTCTTCTCTAGAAGGGTTCGAGTCAGATGAGGGGCCTATCCCTGAGTCGGGGGTACATCCTCTATACACCTCGGATTCGGCCATCGTGGGTCGAGGTCCTACTCCTCTCGCTCAGAAGATAATGTATCAGCTTCCTTTCGACGCAGATTCAGCGTTCATGAGTTCACTGGGGTTGTCTGAACTCACTCGCCGGACATGTAGCAGTATCACTGAG GGCATGATGTACGCCGGGGAGCTGATGGAGCGCGCCAATGATATCAGGTTCATCGCCTGCCAAGACTTACGCGAGGGCAAGGCTCTCCGTGAACAGCTCCAGGCTACTATTGACGAGATGAAATTGACGCACGCTAAGGAGCTTTTGGAGTCCCAAGCTCGAGGGGACGAGCTTCTGAAGGAGAAACAGGAATTTCTGAAAGAGAAACAGGAGTTTCAGCGACTGACAGAGGATCACGTAAAGGAGAACCAGAGGCTGAAGGAAGAGTTGAAGAATGCTCTAGCTGAAGCATCACAAATCCGTAGGGACCTCAAGTATGCCAGGGCGCAACACGCTTCCGAAGCCTCTTCATTCAAGGAAGAATCCCTCAAGTCAGAGGAGTTCAATGAGATCTGCGCCCCTAAAGCTTTTCACGACTTGGAGGTGGGTTTCGAGGGTGCAGTCGACCTCTTCAAGGCCCAGGGCTATCCTCCGCCAGGCGCACCTACTGACTTCATCAACATTGAGGGTTTCATAGCGAGTCTCCCCCCCGATTCTTAA
- the LOC140976671 gene encoding serine carboxypeptidase-like 27, whose protein sequence is MGYSTHSVSCVICLFGLLFFVGKCYCLLSIDQENDRIKHLPGEPSNVGFNQYSGYVTVNQQAGRALFYWLTEVPTDRGPDSRPLVLWLNGGPGCSSIGYGASEEIGPFRINSDGKTLYLNPYSWNYLANLLFVESPAGVGFSYSNTSSDLYTAGDNRTAEDAYVFLLNWFERFPQYKHREFYIAGESYAGHYVPQLSQIVYGRNRGIQNPVINFKGFMVGNAVTDDYHDYIGTFEYWWNHGLISDSTYKMLRITCDLGSATHPSTECLKYLDISDKEMGKIDPYSIYTLPCNGTSSLNRRRSHYPWMWRGYDPCTEKYAKLYFNLPDVQKAFHANVTGVTYPWKTCSDVVGNYWADSPLSMLPIYQELIASGLRIWVFSGDTDSVVPVTATRYSIDALKLPTVRSWYPWYDNGKVVGGWSQVYKGLTLVTITGAGHEVPLHRPRQAFILFRSFLEDKPMPT, encoded by the exons ATGGGTTATTCAACACACTCAGTTTCATGTGTAATTTGCCTTTTCGGGTTGTTATTTTTTGTGGGAAAATGTTACTGTCTTTTAAGTATTGATCAAGAAAATGATAGGATTAAACACTTACCTGGGGAACCATCAAATGTTGGATTCAATCAGTATTCTGGTTATGTAACTGTAAATCAACAGGCTGGGAGAGCACTATTTTATTGGTTGACCGAGGTACCTACAGATAGAGGACCTGATTCAAGGCCATTGGTTTTGTGGCTTAATGGAGGACCTGGTTGTTCTTCTATAGGTTATGGAGCTTCAGAAGAAATCGGGCCTTTTCGGATCAATTCTGATGGGAAAACCCTCTATCTCAATCCTTATTCTTGGAATTATT TGGCAAATTTACTTTTCGTAGAGTCTCCTGCCGGTGTTGGCTTTTCATATTCAAATACTTCATCAGATTTGTACACTGCTGGTGATAATAGGACAG CTGAAGATGCATATGTTTTCCTGCTCAACTGGTTTGAAAGATTTCCTCAGTACAAGCACAGAGAGTTTTATATCGCTGGAGAAAGCTATGCCG GGCATTATGTTCCTCAATTATCTCAAATTGTGTATGGAAGAAACAGGGGAATTCAAAATCCAGTTATCAATTTCAAGGGATTCATG GTGGGAAATGCTGTCACCGATGATTACCATGACTATATCGGCACCTTTGAGTATTGGTGGAATCATGGTTTAATTTCAGATTCAACTTACAAAATGCTACGCATAACATGTGACTTAGGATCCGCGACTCATCCATCAACTGAGTGCCTTAAATATCTTGATATCTCGGATAAAGAGATGGGAAAAATTGACCCGTACAGTATTTACACTCTCCCTTGCAACGGGACTTCTTCACTGAATCGCCGAAGGAGCCACTAT CCATGGATGTGGAGAGGATACGATCCATGTACCGAAAAGTATGCCAAACTTTACTTCAATCTCCCTGATGTTCAGAAGGCATTCCATGCTAATGTGACAGGGGTTACCTATCCATGGAAAACATGCAG TGACGTAGTTGGTAATTATTGGGCCGATTCTCCTCTATCCATGCTTCCTATTTATCAAGAACTTATAGCTTCTGGTCTTAGGATTTGGGTGTTCAG TGGTGATACTGATTCAGTTGTTCCTGTCACGGCAACACGTTATTCAATCGATGCTTTGAAGCTTCCGACGGTTCGAAGTTGGTATCCGTGGTACGATAATGGAAAG GTTGTTGGTGGATGGAGCCAAGTGTACAAAGGATTGACATTAGTGACTATAACAGGAGCTGGACATGAAGTCCCTCTTCATCGTCCACGACAAGCTTTCATTCTTTTCAGATCATTTTTAGAGGACAAGCCTATGCCTACCTGA